In Polynucleobacter arcticus, the following proteins share a genomic window:
- a CDS encoding DUF2946 family protein, protein MDEQVLRSLTKWPNVPNCFGWLALDRRGQWRMRDEYAQENQLPGNAIQHVALNEFISRNYAHDTLGRYFFQNGPQRVFIALDASPWITRIIPSESGTQLLTQCGTEIQPEGALSDEKGNIYIYGMLLQSIADPIDEKVFHQTEILSVALLHDHDLDLFADQSKVQEDACSFRGLWHWDNERLPIEPIHSAELSQRFQFIKAPIS, encoded by the coding sequence ATGGATGAGCAAGTACTACGGTCACTGACTAAGTGGCCCAATGTCCCCAATTGCTTTGGATGGCTAGCTTTAGACCGACGCGGCCAATGGCGTATGCGTGATGAGTATGCCCAAGAAAATCAACTTCCTGGTAATGCCATTCAACATGTAGCCTTAAATGAATTCATTTCCAGAAATTATGCTCACGATACGTTGGGAAGATATTTTTTTCAGAATGGTCCCCAAAGAGTGTTTATCGCACTGGATGCTAGCCCGTGGATTACAAGAATCATTCCTAGTGAAAGCGGTACTCAGCTACTTACTCAATGCGGCACAGAAATACAGCCGGAGGGCGCCCTAAGTGACGAGAAAGGCAACATTTATATTTATGGAATGCTTTTGCAATCAATAGCCGACCCCATAGATGAGAAAGTATTTCATCAAACAGAAATACTTTCTGTAGCATTACTTCATGATCATGATTTAGATCTATTTGCGGATCAGTCTAAAGTACAAGAAGATGCCTGTAGTTTTAGAGGGTTATGGCATTGGGATAATGAACGCCTACCTATTGAACCGATTCACTCCGCAGAATTGAGCCAACGCTTTCAATTCATCAAAGCACCTATTAGTTAA